The proteins below come from a single Eriocheir sinensis breed Jianghai 21 unplaced genomic scaffold, ASM2467909v1 Scaffold1256, whole genome shotgun sequence genomic window:
- the LOC126989645 gene encoding uncharacterized protein LOC126989645, with amino-acid sequence MKKTSFPRLLPQGNVLPFLLLLVGALSHAKDVDASETKNCTEADTVLTEGDVRITANISKDDGKTLLYQVVYMQPEEGFEGIGVQVVTGNEFGQEKVAAWFSKDSLFAADNTARLWELYVPVQRFKNYIKFTVVLGDSKKVCVTWVTSDNLRSLEVVGYGPSRWKAAAPRPGCLCVGNNQSLPSPKSEPNCSEPRLILGATTSPPPTSMSTAVEPAWSADLAAVVGAVAGVLAVVVVAVVCWRKRRRSTDENAAPAAPSDQRETTINDNSRYQPSEACRDGAAAGVSTERIQVIENSLYEPFEPYRNKAAAGTPKEGTHVIENSLYEPFEACRDGAAAGTPKEGIHVIENSLYEPFEACRDGAAAGTPKEGIHVIENSLYEPVESCRDGAAAGIHKEGIHVIENSLYEPFEACRDGAAAGIPKEGIHVIENSLYEPFEACRDGAAAGTPKEGIHVIENSLYEPFEACRDGAAAGTRR; translated from the exons ATGAAGAAGACATCGTTCCCTCGCCTCCTGCCCCAGGGGAACGTCCTCCCATTCCTGCTACTGCTGGTGGGCGCGTTGAGCCATGCAAAGGATGTGGACGCCTCGGAAACCAAGAACTGCACCGAGGCCGACACAGTGCTGACGGAAGGGGACGTTCGTATCACGGCCAACATATCGAAGGACGACGGAAAAACGCTGTTGTATCAGGTCGTGTACATGCAACCTGAGGAAGGCTTTGAGGGAATAGGTGTTCAAGTTGTCACGGGCAATGAGTTTGGGCAGGAGAAGGTGGCAGCATGGTTCTCCAAGGACAGCCTTTTCGCCGCCGACAACACCGCAAGGTTGTGGGAGTTGTATGTGCCTGTGCAACGCTTCAAAAACTATATAAAGTTCACTGTAGTTCTTGGTGACAGTAAGAAGGTGTGTGTCACTTGGGTCACCTCTGACAACCTACGGAGTCTGGAAGTAGTTGGTTACGGCCCCTCAAGATGGAAGGCCGCCGCCCCACGACCTGGCTGTCTTTGCGTGGGGAATAACCAATCACTGCCCTCCCCAAAATCTGAACCCAACTGCTCTGAGCCCCGACTCATTCTCGGGGctacaacatcaccaccaccaacgagTATGTCAACAGCGGTGGAGCCGGCGTGGTCAGCGGACTTGGCTGCGGTGGTGGGTGCAGTGGCTGGGGtgttggctgtggtggtggtggcggtggtgtgctGGAGAAAACGGCGACGCTCAACGGATGAAA ATGCCGCGCCGGCAGCCCCGAGTGACCAGCGGGAGACGACCATCAATGACAACAGCCGGTACCAGCCCTCCGAAGCCTGCAGGGATGGGGCCGCCGCCGGGGTATCCACGGAGAGGATCCAAGTTATTgaaaacagcctgtacgagcccttcgAACCATACAGGAACAAGGCCGCCGCCGGGACACCCAAAGAGGGGACCCATGTTATTgaaaacagcctgtacgagccatTCGAAGCCTGCAGGGACGGGGCCGCCGCCGGGACACCCAAAGAGGGGATCCATGTTATTgaaaacagcctgtacgagccatTCGAAGCCTGCAGGGACGGGGCCGCCGCCGGGACACCCAAAGAGGGGATCCATGTTATTgaaaacagcctgtacgagccagTAGAATCCTGCAGGGACGGGGCCGCCGCCGGGATACACAAAGAGGGGATCCATGTTATTgaaaacagcctgtacgagccatTCGAAGCCTGCAGGGACGGGGCCGCCGCCGGGATACCCAAAGAGGGGATCCATGTTATTgaaaacagcctgtacgagccatTCGAAGCCTGCAGGGACGGGGCCGCCGCCGGGACACCCAAAGAGGGGATCCATGTTATTgaaaacagcctgtacgagcccttcgAAGCCTGCAGGGACGGGGCCGCCGCCGGGACACGGAGATAA